DNA from Mycolicibacterium alvei:
GTGCGGTGCACTATGTGGCATTGGGAGACAAGCACTCCCGCACCGAGGTCGGGTCGACCGGCCGGGTCTGGTACTCGGGTTCGCCCGAGGTGACCAACTACGACGACATCGAATCCGATCCGGGGCATGTCCTGGTGGTCGAGATCGACGAGGCCGACCCGCACCGGCCGGTGCGGGTGGATTCGCAGCGGGTGGGCCGCTGGCGATTCATCACGCTGCGCCGCGAGGTGGACACCGACCGCGACGTGGCCGATCTGGATCTCAATCTGGACCTGTTGGCGGATAAGGAACGCACCGTGGTCCGCCTGGCGTTGACGGGTTCGCTGACCGTGACGGACAAGGCCGCGTTGGATGCCTGCCTCGACAGGTACGCCCGCTTGTTCGCAGCTCTCACCGAGTGGGAGCGGCACACCGAGATCGTGGTCCTGCCCGCCGACGGGGAGTTCGACGACCTGGGTATCGGCGGGTTCGCGGCAGCCGCGGTGGACGAGTTGGTGGCCACCGCCCGTACCGAGGGATCCGGAGCCGACGATGCACGGGCAGCGTTGGGGCTGTTGCTGCGTCTGGTGGACCGGGGTGCGGCATGAAACTGCACCGTCTGGTCCTGACCAACTACCGCGGCGTCACCCACCGTGAGATCGAATTCCCCGATCACGGCGTAGTGGTGGTCAGCGGCGCCAATGAGATCGGCAAGTCCTCGATGATCGAGGCGCTGGATCTGCTGCTCGAGGCCAAGGACCGCTCGGGGAAGAAGGAAGTCAAGCAGGTCAAACCGACTCACGCTGACGTCGGCGCCGAGGTGGCGGCCGAAATATCCACCGGTCCTTACCGTTTCATGTATCGCAAGCGCTTTCACAAGCGCGCCGAAACCCAGCTGACCGTGCTGGCGCCGGTGCGCGAGCAGCTCAGCGGGGACGAGGCGCACGAGCGGGTATTGACCATGCTCGCCGAGACCATGGACACCAGTCTGTGGCAGGCCCAGCGGGTGCTGCAGTCCAGCTCGACTGCCCCGGTCGACCTGTCCGGCTCGGATGCGCTGGCCCGGGCGCTGGACGTGGCTGCCGGCGAGGCGGTGGCGCTCTCGGGGGATGAGCCGCTGCTGATCGAGCGCATCGACGCGGAGTATCTGCGCTATTTCACCGCCACCGGTCGGCCCACCGGCGAGTGGGCGGCGGTGACCAAGCGACTGGCGGCCGCCGACGGCGAGGTCGCGCGATGCGCCGCGGAAGTGGCCGAGGTCGATGACGCGGTGCGTCGACATGTCGAACTCAGCGTGGAGGTCACCGGATTGGCCGATGAACACGAAGCGGCCCAGGCCGGTCTGGACGCCGCCCGCAAGGCTGCCGAAGCGGTTGCCGCATTGGTGCAACGGCTCAAAGAGGCCGATGTGGTGGCCGAGGCCGCCCGGATGACGCAGGCCGCGGCCGCCGCCGCGCTCACCGAACGTCGACGGCTGCGCGCCGACCTCGACGAGCGGGCCGCCACCATCACCGAACTGCAGGCCGCGCTGAGTACGGCCGACGATGAAACCACCACGGCGCGTGGGGTGTACGAGGCTGCCGAAGCCGCCGCCGAACAGGCTCAGGCGGCAGCGCAGGAGCACGAAGCCCGGGTGGAGACCGCCCGTACCACCCTGACGCGGATGACCGACCGCGACGAGGCCGACCGCCTGGCTGGCCGGCTGAGCAAGATCGACGCCGGCATGCGTGACCTCGACCAGGTCAACCGCGAGCTCGCCGAGGTCACCCTCGACGATGCCGGGATGCGGACCATCGAGTCGGCGGCGGTCGCGGTGGAACGTGCCGCGGGACAGGCTGAACTCGCTTCGGCACGAATCGAACTCGTGGCAGTCGCCGACCGCGATGTCCGGGTGGACGGGGCGCAGGTGTCTTTGGCGGCGGGCCAACCGTGGTCGGTCAACACCACCGCACGAACCGAGATTGACGTGCCCGGGGTGCTCACCGTCCGCGTGGTGCCGGGAACGCCCGCCGCGCAGACTCAGGCCCGGCTCGACGAGGCGCAGAATGTGCTGACTGCTGCGTTGACCGCTGCCGGAGTCGACGGCGTCGATGCCGCGCGAGCACTCGATGGCCGGCGCCGGGAACTGCTCGGCAGCCGGGATCGCTTGCGCGCCACCGTCGAGGCATTCACCGGAGATGACCAGCTGGCGGATCTGCGATCCCGGCTGGCGCATCTGCGGGCCGGGCTGCCCGATGAGACCGGGTTGTTCGAGCTCGCCGGACCCGCCGATATCGCCACCGCCCGAAG
Protein-coding regions in this window:
- a CDS encoding metallophosphoesterase family protein, with the translated sequence MRFLHTADWQLGMTRRFLKAGDGEAQPRYSAARREAVSALGPVAAASGAEFVVVSGDVFEHNQLAPREVSLSLEAMRAIGVPVYLLPGNHDPLDAASVYTSALFTAECPDNVVVLDRAGVHEVRPGLQIVAAPWRSKAPTSDLVGDVLADLPADGTTRVVVGHGGVDILDPDKDKPSLIRLAAVEDALARGAVHYVALGDKHSRTEVGSTGRVWYSGSPEVTNYDDIESDPGHVLVVEIDEADPHRPVRVDSQRVGRWRFITLRREVDTDRDVADLDLNLDLLADKERTVVRLALTGSLTVTDKAALDACLDRYARLFAALTEWERHTEIVVLPADGEFDDLGIGGFAAAAVDELVATARTEGSGADDARAALGLLLRLVDRGAA
- a CDS encoding AAA family ATPase, with the protein product MKLHRLVLTNYRGVTHREIEFPDHGVVVVSGANEIGKSSMIEALDLLLEAKDRSGKKEVKQVKPTHADVGAEVAAEISTGPYRFMYRKRFHKRAETQLTVLAPVREQLSGDEAHERVLTMLAETMDTSLWQAQRVLQSSSTAPVDLSGSDALARALDVAAGEAVALSGDEPLLIERIDAEYLRYFTATGRPTGEWAAVTKRLAAADGEVARCAAEVAEVDDAVRRHVELSVEVTGLADEHEAAQAGLDAARKAAEAVAALVQRLKEADVVAEAARMTQAAAAAALTERRRLRADLDERAATITELQAALSTADDETTTARGVYEAAEAAAEQAQAAAQEHEARVETARTTLTRMTDRDEADRLAGRLSKIDAGMRDLDQVNRELAEVTLDDAGMRTIESAAVAVERAAGQAELASARIELVAVADRDVRVDGAQVSLAAGQPWSVNTTARTEIDVPGVLTVRVVPGTPAAQTQARLDEAQNVLTAALTAAGVDGVDAARALDGRRRELLGSRDRLRATVEAFTGDDQLADLRSRLAHLRAGLPDETGLFELAGPADIATARSALDTAVAVYRQAVSDSETSRKVVTAAAEKLQERSTRLSVLREKLTTAQAELTVAGGRLEVQRAQAGDDELAVKAQTTDEEAVAAAGHAAGLRAELSSTPPDSVKAALEEAVRRAGVIDARHREAADELRELAAQLKVYGTQGRKGHLDTAETEREHAHSEYLRVHRRARAAETLRSVMARHRDATRQRYADPFRLEVQRLGRLVFGEDFEVEVDSDLNIRTRTVSGRTVPYESLSGGAKEQLAIVARLAGATMVAKEDSVPVIIDDALGFTDPERLTKMGAVFDAVGGDGQVIVLTCSPERYAGVGGAHHIELTA